TGGTAGTCAATTTGGTTCCTAAAATTATTAAGAGAAGACACAAGATTAAAAATATCATCTTGCTTTTAGTATATTCATGACTATAGTGAAAAGACCTTAgtcgttaaaataattgttagaACACCAAATTTAAGTAACTTTCTAATATTTTGGGAGGTAAAATAGGTTGAGCCCAGAAAGTTTAACCTATTACTTAAGTATGATGGATTAAGGTCCGCACCTACGACTCAAATCCGTCTGGCTCATTAAAACGGAGCGGATTTACTCGTTTTGTCACATTTAAACCtatgttttaagttttaaccACTCAAACTGTCGGCTTGTTTGATACATAACGTAcgtttattttgaaaatgtttaGATCATTCCTAGTAGCTACCGCATATTCCAATCacggggagaagagagaaagaaagctGCAGAAGAGATGGAAGAGATACTTGTGGTGTTTGAAGAAGGGGTCAAGGAAGGTTTTAATGAGAAATTCCACTTCTTCAACGGCGAAACACTAGGACTCCTCGACATTGTGGTAGCTGCGACTTCTTGCACCTACGAAGCATTTCAGGAGGCCTGTGAGATAGAGGTCTTCACACCCGAAAAGATGCCGAAATTTTTCATTTGGGTGAATAACTTGAAGGAACATCCCCTGGTGAAGGAGACACTTCCTCCTCATGAGAAGTTGGTTGCCAAACTGAAAAGCATTATTGGAACATGAATTTAGAAGCACTGAATATTAATACTTTATTCTCCTTATGCTGCTAAATAAAGTAACTGgatttttatgtaatttactATTTGCTATTTTGGTTTGTGGGGTTTTAGCTTGATTTTGGAGTTGatttagttttggaggtttgttttttattggtgTTTAAGATGTACGGTGTATGCATTTTCTTTTGAGGTTCCACTTATGTACGACGTCCGTTGCTTGTAGTTTCTGTCTTACCCGTCCCTGGTCGTCTTGTGCATGgacttttattaataaaatttgcggttaaaaaaaaaatctatttgcTATAGCGTGGTCCTGATTGATTATAAGAACAACCATGATTTATTTGTCATGCTTTGAATCGTGTTTGCTgcaataaagaaatattttctttcttcccaGAAATGTCTTAGATATTATAGTCACTATGTGCTGACAATCCAAGCTAATGCCAACTAGAACACCTATGTATTCTGCTCCAAAATAATGTGAGCATTATGAGATCTCTACAAGAACCACATAATGATTTTCCacgttaaaaaaattcaacctcgTTTTTTTTCTGCACCTAATTCTAATATAATACTAAGAAGATGCAGCGATGACTACATCTGGAGGTAAAACAAACTCCCACCTCAACTACCTAAGCACATGATACCACATCCGACCTAAAAAATGACATCTAGCAAAAAAGTGACAAGCCGATTCATGATGCTCATTACAGAAAACACAAGAAGTATCTCCAATTGCCACGAAAAAACCTTCACCTTGAAATGAGACTAAGACAGTAAGACTCTCACACACTTGAAAGAAGCCGAACAAGCTACACTATCAGAGATTTTCCTATCAATCATCACCACTACAAGTCTTGTTAAACAATCTTTCAGTCTAAGTACCTGCATTTTTTTgtcattaaatttataaaaataattcattcaaAAGACTATAAAACATTGACGGGAATATAAAATCGTTgcagaaatataataaatatattaaaacgtCATTTTCATATCATCTGATCTCAAATTCTTTTAATTAACCTTGCATCATCGGTAGCTTTGCCTTCAAAGACGtgtatatttataaaatgttgtattgtatttgtgggaaataaataaataaataaaacaaccaTTCAAACATTAGTTgcagaaatataaaatatataaaaacgtCGTTTTCTTATCACaagttcttaatttttttttaatcaaactcTTGAATTTACTTTTCTTACTTTcatttaggctttgtttgaaTCAAATGAGGGGGTCCACATGGTGGGGATTTATGGAATGGGTGGGTCAGGAAAAACAACTCTTGCATGTGCTGTATACAATTGCATTGCTGATCAATTTGATAGTTTCTGTTTTCTTGGTGATATTAGAGAAAATTCACTGAAGTGTGGGTTGGTACAACTACAGAAGATGCTTCTTTTTGAATTAACTGGGAAGAACGATATTAAGTTTTGCAGTTTAAATAAAGCAATTCCTATTATCGAGAGTAGGC
Above is a genomic segment from Medicago truncatula cultivar Jemalong A17 chromosome 5, MtrunA17r5.0-ANR, whole genome shotgun sequence containing:
- the LOC11418054 gene encoding glutathione S-transferase U9 translates to MGEETSEVVLLGNWASSYCTKVELALKVKGIPYKYVDEDLRNKSDSLLKYNPVHKKVPILLHKGRSICESQIILEYIDEIWDHSPKLLPEDPYQRAKVRFWANYFDQKIIPSSYRIFQSRGEERKKAAEEMEEILVVFEEGVKEGFNEKFHFFNGETLGLLDIVVAATSCTYEAFQEACEIEVFTPEKMPKFFIWVNNLKEHPLVKETLPPHEKLVAKLKSIIGT